One Oryza glaberrima chromosome 11, OglaRS2, whole genome shotgun sequence genomic region harbors:
- the LOC127754919 gene encoding protein FLOWERING LOCUS T-like, which translates to MSRDPLVVGHVVGDIVDPFVTTASLRVFYNSKEMTNGSELKPSQVLNQPRIYIEGRDMRTFYTLVMVDPDAPSPSNPTKREYLHWMVTDIPETTDARFGNEIVPYESPRPTAGIHRFVFILFRQSVRQTTYAPGWRQNFNTRDFAELYNLGSPVAALFFNCQRENGCGGRRCVR; encoded by the exons ATGTCTAGGGACCCATTGGTTGTTGGTCATGTCGTCGGCGATATCGTGGACCCGTTCGTCACCACCGCTTCGCTTAGGGTCTTCTACAACAGCAAGGAGATGACAAATGGGTCTGAGCTCAAGCCATCTCAGGTGTTGAACCAGCCAAGGATTTATATCGAAGGTCGCGACATGAGGACGTTCTACACGCTT GTAATGGTGGACCCTGATGCACCAAGCCCCAGCAACCCTACTAAAAGAGAGTACCTTCATTG GATGGTGACAGACATTCCAGAGACCACTGATGCCAGATTTG GTAATGAGATTGTCCCCTATGAGAGCCCACGCCCAACTGCAGGCATCCACCGCTTCGTGTTCATCCTATTCAGGCAGTCAGTCAGGCAGACCACCTATGCACCAGGGTGGCGCCAAAACTTCAATACAAGGGACTTTGCTGAGCTCTACAACCTCGGTTCGCCGGTCGCCGCGCTCTTCTTCAACTGCCAGAGGGAGAACGGCTGTGGAGGAAGAAGGTGTGTTAgatga